In one Winogradskyella sp. MH6 genomic region, the following are encoded:
- a CDS encoding alpha/beta hydrolase-fold protein produces MITIPKNSEMFYSENQNFISLKKAVLIVLVLLICTPLFAQISYKEINSSNLSSVRKLKIKLPKNYDPSSEIMYPLIVVFDGDYLFEPIAGQVDFQTYFDDMPSSIIVGVVQGNDRRYDGYCDEVTGLPKESGLRFHNFVVQELIPYLEENYNLSKFKIAVGHDLMGNFINSFLFKEDPLFNAYVCISPDLSGTVRDYLGERLEFFKDDIFYYMATSDKDLPYIREAVLSANEQISAVNNQFLTYYFDDFDNDTHYTLVNSAIARSFDKIFELYKPLREKELEEKVLPYEGTLDDYLVERYDKIEELFGITKPITEEEFEKIRKAAEQREDLESLEAIGKLAKKLYPESVLGSHYLAMHAEKTEDTKKAIKYYEDALELEETPLITIDYITSKLEELNGTIELMELEKEIEKEERKLAKQKEKEEKEAAKEAEKAEKEKKAKEDEENKEKEDN; encoded by the coding sequence ATGATTACAATCCCAAAAAATTCTGAAATGTTTTACAGTGAGAACCAAAACTTCATCTCTTTGAAAAAAGCCGTTTTAATAGTGTTAGTGCTGCTTATTTGCACGCCACTTTTTGCACAGATTAGCTACAAAGAAATTAATTCATCAAATCTTAGTAGTGTCAGAAAACTAAAAATAAAATTACCAAAAAATTATGATCCATCGTCAGAGATTATGTATCCATTAATTGTGGTTTTTGATGGTGATTATCTCTTTGAGCCTATTGCTGGTCAGGTAGATTTTCAAACCTATTTTGACGATATGCCAAGCTCAATAATAGTTGGTGTAGTACAAGGAAACGATAGGAGATACGATGGCTATTGCGATGAAGTTACAGGGTTGCCAAAAGAATCAGGATTGCGTTTTCATAATTTTGTAGTTCAAGAACTGATACCTTATTTAGAAGAAAATTACAATCTCAGTAAATTTAAAATAGCAGTTGGGCACGACTTAATGGGTAATTTTATTAACTCTTTTCTTTTTAAAGAAGATCCATTATTTAATGCTTATGTCTGCATAAGTCCAGATTTATCAGGCACCGTAAGGGATTATTTAGGTGAGCGTTTAGAGTTTTTTAAAGATGATATTTTCTATTACATGGCAACATCAGATAAAGATTTGCCATACATAAGAGAAGCTGTTTTAAGTGCCAATGAGCAAATATCTGCTGTAAACAATCAGTTTTTAACCTATTATTTCGATGATTTTGATAACGATACGCATTACACTTTAGTAAATAGTGCCATAGCAAGGTCTTTCGATAAGATTTTTGAACTATATAAACCACTTCGCGAAAAAGAACTAGAAGAGAAAGTCTTACCGTATGAAGGAACTTTAGATGACTATCTAGTGGAGCGTTACGACAAGATAGAAGAGCTTTTTGGTATAACAAAACCAATCACAGAAGAAGAGTTTGAAAAAATAAGAAAAGCTGCAGAACAGCGAGAAGACTTAGAATCGTTAGAAGCTATAGGTAAATTAGCTAAAAAGTTATATCCTGAGTCTGTTTTGGGTAGTCATTATCTAGCGATGCATGCCGAAAAAACTGAAGATACCAAAAAGGCGATTAAATATTACGAAGACGCTTTGGAGCTCGAAGAAACTCCGCTTATAACGATAGATTATATAACTTCAAAATTGGAAGAACTTAATGGCACCATTGAGTTGATGGAGCTTGAAAAGGAAATCGAAAAAGAAGAGCGTAAACTAGCCAAGCAAAAAGAAAAAGAGGAAAAAGAGGCAGCAAAAGAAGCAGAAAAGGCCGAAAAAGAAAAGAAAGCCAAAGAGGATGAGGAGAATAAGGAAAAGGAAGATAATTAA
- a CDS encoding glycogen/starch synthase, with the protein MKDKRILYVSSEVVPYLPETEISSMSFEAPRMVNKQGGQIRIFMPRFGNINERRHQLHEVIRLSGINLVINDLDMPLIIKVASIPKERIQVYFIDNEEYFKRKATLTDEDGKLFPDNDERAIFFAKGVIETVKKLNWAPDIIHVNGWLASLLPLYLKEFYKTEPLFTESKIVTSVYNQNFEGTLDKGMVDKVKFDGIDEEAIKPLQKPDYINLMKIAIDNSDAIIRGSQELPKELDGYINELDKPVLDFHSIEEFADPYTEFYKEAVLKNS; encoded by the coding sequence ATGAAAGATAAACGAATATTGTATGTGTCCTCGGAAGTAGTTCCATATTTACCAGAAACGGAGATTTCTTCAATGTCCTTTGAAGCTCCAAGAATGGTAAACAAACAAGGAGGGCAAATACGAATATTTATGCCACGCTTTGGTAACATAAACGAGAGAAGACACCAGCTACACGAGGTAATTAGACTTTCTGGAATTAACCTGGTAATTAATGACTTAGACATGCCTCTGATTATTAAAGTAGCCTCGATTCCAAAAGAACGTATACAGGTATACTTTATAGATAATGAGGAATATTTTAAAAGAAAGGCAACCTTAACCGATGAAGATGGTAAGCTTTTCCCAGATAACGACGAACGTGCTATTTTCTTTGCAAAAGGAGTCATAGAAACTGTTAAAAAATTAAATTGGGCTCCAGATATTATCCATGTGAATGGATGGCTAGCATCTTTATTACCATTATACCTTAAAGAATTCTACAAAACTGAACCTTTATTCACAGAAAGTAAAATTGTGACTTCTGTATACAATCAAAACTTTGAAGGTACGTTAGATAAAGGAATGGTAGACAAAGTAAAGTTTGATGGTATAGACGAGGAGGCTATTAAACCATTACAAAAACCAGATTATATTAACCTTATGAAAATAGCTATTGATAATTCGGATGCCATTATTAGAGGTTCGCAAGAATTGCCAAAAGAATTAGATGGCTATATAAATGAACTAGATAAACCTGTATTAGATTTTCATTCTATCGAAGAGTTTGCAGATCCTTACACAGAATTTTACAAAGAAGCTGTACTTAAAAACAGTTAA
- the panC gene encoding pantoate--beta-alanine ligase, translating into MKIFHNKSELSHLIDDFKANNSTIGFVPTMGALHNGHLSLVEKGLSENTVVVVSIFVNPTQFDNQEDLVKYPRTLEADVKLLKTVSNDKIIVYAPSVEDIYEGKVQSQSFKFDGLENEMEGAFRDGHFDGVGTIVKRLFEIVRPNRAYFGEKDFQQLQIIKKLVELYHIPVEIIGCPIHRAEDGLAMSSRNTRLTTEHRIAAPFIYKTLNSAKTKFGTKSAKKVTEWVEKQFSKQPLLELEYFIIADTETLKPVKRKSTKKTYRAFIAVYAGDIRLIDNIALN; encoded by the coding sequence GTGAAAATTTTTCATAATAAATCTGAATTGTCTCATCTTATTGATGACTTTAAGGCTAATAATTCTACTATTGGATTTGTGCCTACTATGGGTGCACTTCATAATGGTCATTTGTCTTTAGTAGAAAAGGGATTGAGTGAGAACACAGTTGTTGTAGTTAGCATTTTTGTAAACCCTACACAGTTTGACAACCAAGAAGATTTAGTAAAATACCCGAGAACACTAGAGGCAGATGTAAAGTTGTTAAAGACTGTTAGTAACGATAAAATTATAGTGTACGCACCTTCAGTTGAGGATATTTACGAAGGTAAGGTGCAGTCTCAATCTTTTAAGTTTGATGGGCTTGAGAATGAAATGGAGGGAGCGTTTAGAGATGGGCATTTTGATGGTGTAGGAACTATAGTAAAACGGTTATTTGAGATTGTAAGGCCTAACCGAGCATACTTTGGTGAAAAAGACTTTCAGCAGTTACAGATTATTAAAAAGTTGGTTGAATTGTATCACATTCCTGTAGAAATTATTGGGTGTCCAATTCACAGAGCCGAAGATGGTTTGGCTATGAGCTCTAGAAACACAAGGTTAACAACCGAACATAGAATAGCTGCGCCATTTATATACAAAACATTAAACTCTGCCAAAACTAAGTTTGGCACAAAAAGTGCTAAAAAAGTTACGGAATGGGTTGAAAAGCAATTTAGTAAGCAACCACTCTTAGAGTTAGAGTATTTTATTATTGCAGATACAGAGACCCTAAAACCAGTAAAACGAAAATCAACAAAAAAGACATACAGAGCATTTATTGCTGTTTATGCTGGTGATATAAGACTTATAGATAATATCGCCTTAAATTAA
- a CDS encoding alpha/beta hydrolase, whose protein sequence is MKTFFTTILMFCLAVSGYAQTIHKTVKSDKLNSPRELKIQLPRNYDAKAERVYPLVIVLDGDYLFEPVAGNVDYQAYWEDIPECIVVGVNQEIYRKTDFEHDEEGILSENGENFYAFVHDELMPFIESNYKVSEFKVVVGHDEGANFINYFLLKDKNSFRAYISLSPDLETNIVDKIQSQLAALDRETFYYLATGSEDFKSIKAEVVECDAKLKTVENEKLKYTFHNFDDANHYSLVGMGIPKALNDIFTLYKPIDGKEYKEKILTYEGSPYDYLVSKYDNIKYFYGFEKRLVENDIRAIAAASKKKDDLVSLENLALLVKKEYPRSMLSSYYMGMYYEIEGSLRKALLQYKSGLMLEPSQYIDKELMLDKMYQIQDELKN, encoded by the coding sequence ATGAAGACATTCTTCACAACAATTTTAATGTTTTGTTTGGCCGTAAGTGGGTATGCGCAAACTATTCACAAAACCGTAAAGTCAGACAAGCTTAACAGTCCAAGAGAATTAAAAATTCAATTGCCTAGAAATTACGATGCTAAAGCAGAGCGTGTTTATCCCCTAGTTATTGTATTAGATGGAGACTATCTTTTTGAGCCAGTAGCAGGTAATGTAGATTATCAGGCATATTGGGAAGACATTCCAGAGTGTATTGTTGTGGGTGTTAATCAAGAGATCTACAGAAAGACAGATTTTGAACACGATGAAGAGGGAATATTGTCAGAAAATGGAGAAAATTTTTATGCCTTTGTGCACGATGAATTAATGCCATTTATAGAAAGCAACTACAAGGTTTCTGAGTTTAAGGTGGTAGTTGGCCATGATGAAGGAGCTAATTTTATCAATTATTTTTTATTAAAAGACAAGAATTCATTTAGAGCTTATATAAGTTTAAGTCCAGATTTAGAAACCAATATTGTAGACAAAATTCAGTCTCAATTAGCAGCGTTAGATAGAGAAACCTTCTATTATCTTGCAACCGGAAGCGAAGATTTTAAATCAATAAAAGCAGAAGTAGTTGAGTGCGATGCTAAGTTAAAGACTGTAGAAAACGAAAAGTTAAAATATACATTTCACAATTTTGATGATGCCAATCACTATTCTTTAGTGGGAATGGGAATTCCAAAAGCTCTAAACGACATTTTTACATTATATAAGCCTATAGATGGTAAGGAATACAAAGAAAAAATACTTACCTACGAAGGATCGCCTTACGATTACCTTGTAAGTAAATATGATAATATTAAGTACTTCTACGGTTTTGAAAAACGACTTGTAGAAAACGATATTAGAGCTATTGCTGCAGCGTCTAAGAAAAAAGACGATTTAGTATCTCTAGAAAATCTTGCATTATTAGTTAAAAAAGAATACCCAAGATCAATGTTAAGTTCATATTATATGGGAATGTACTATGAAATTGAAGGTAGTCTCAGAAAAGCTTTATTACAATACAAGTCTGGTTTAATGCTAGAGCCTTCTCAATACATTGATAAAGAATTGATGTTAGATAAGATGTACCAAATTCAAGATGAATTAAAGAACTAA
- a CDS encoding lysylphosphatidylglycerol synthase transmembrane domain-containing protein — protein MSKSKSILKVVIPLLLGVVLVWYSLSQISISKLVQYFKDADYFWIILGVSFGVLSHLSRAYRWLYMAEPLGYKPKLANSFMAVYSAYLINLTIPRAGEVARASILTNYENIPFEKGFGTIVAERVADTIMLFLIIGLAFVLEFEFIYAFFASKFNASTLIIGAAVLIALAVLLYVFIVRSGSEIALKIKEFIGGLVEGALSIFKMKKKWAFIFHTIFIWVMYLAMFYITTFALPELENMPLAAILIGFILASFSIAATNGGIGSFPEAIVIAFALFNIAEDPSRAFGWIMWSTQTLVIIILGGISLIYLPIYNRKKAGI, from the coding sequence TTGAGTAAGTCCAAGTCCATCCTAAAAGTTGTGATACCCTTACTCTTAGGAGTGGTTTTGGTGTGGTATTCGCTTTCTCAAATTTCAATTTCAAAGCTAGTTCAGTATTTTAAGGATGCAGACTATTTTTGGATAATTCTTGGTGTTAGTTTTGGTGTTTTAAGTCATTTGTCAAGAGCTTATCGTTGGTTGTATATGGCAGAGCCTTTGGGCTATAAGCCCAAGTTGGCTAATAGTTTTATGGCAGTATACTCGGCGTATCTCATTAACTTAACTATACCTAGAGCTGGTGAAGTAGCTAGAGCTTCAATTTTAACAAATTATGAAAATATTCCATTCGAAAAAGGTTTTGGAACCATAGTCGCAGAGCGCGTAGCAGATACTATCATGCTTTTTTTGATTATCGGTCTGGCTTTTGTTTTAGAGTTTGAATTTATATATGCTTTTTTTGCCAGTAAGTTCAATGCTTCAACGTTAATAATAGGAGCTGCAGTTCTTATTGCATTAGCTGTTTTGTTATATGTTTTTATTGTTAGAAGTGGTTCAGAAATTGCCCTAAAGATCAAAGAATTTATTGGCGGATTAGTAGAAGGTGCGCTTAGTATTTTTAAAATGAAAAAGAAATGGGCTTTCATTTTTCATACAATCTTTATTTGGGTAATGTATTTAGCTATGTTCTATATTACAACATTTGCGTTACCCGAATTAGAAAATATGCCGTTGGCAGCAATTTTAATTGGGTTTATTTTGGCAAGCTTTAGTATTGCGGCAACCAATGGAGGTATTGGCTCTTTCCCAGAAGCCATAGTTATAGCTTTTGCGTTATTCAATATAGCTGAAGATCCTAGTAGAGCTTTTGGTTGGATAATGTGGTCTACACAAACTTTAGTAATAATTATTCTTGGTGGTATTTCTTTAATCTATCTGCCAATCTACAACAGAAAGAAAGCAGGTATTTAG
- the radA gene encoding DNA repair protein RadA, which yields MAKVKTTFFCQNCGAQYVKWQGQCNSCKQWNTIAEEVIQKPEKSDWKSSSATTKRVSKPLKINEIDTAQEARLNMQDAEFNRVLGGGMVQGSLTLLGGEPGIGKSTLLLQVALSLPYKTLYVSGEESQKQIKMRAERINPKENNCYILTETKTQNIFKQIEALEPDLVIIDSIQTLHSDYIESSAGSISQIKECTTELIKYAKETTTPVLLIGHITKDGNIAGPKILEHMVDTVLQFEGDRNHVFRILRAHKNRFGSTNELGIYEMQGSGLREVSNPSEILISEKDGELSGNAIAATLEGLRPLMIEVQALVSTAVYGTPQRSATGFNAKRLNMLLAVLEKRAGFRLGAKDVFLNITGGITVDDPAIDLAVVASILSSNEDVALPSDYCFAAEVGLSGEIRPVQRIEQRILEAEKLGFTTIFVSKYNKLSIKNTTIKIQLISKIEDLTNFII from the coding sequence ATGGCTAAAGTAAAAACAACTTTTTTTTGTCAAAATTGCGGTGCGCAATATGTTAAATGGCAAGGACAATGCAATTCTTGTAAACAATGGAACACTATTGCCGAAGAAGTTATTCAAAAACCAGAAAAAAGCGATTGGAAATCTAGTTCTGCAACAACTAAGCGTGTATCTAAGCCTTTAAAAATAAACGAAATAGATACTGCTCAAGAAGCAAGATTAAACATGCAAGATGCAGAATTTAATCGTGTACTTGGAGGTGGAATGGTACAAGGCTCATTAACGCTCTTAGGTGGTGAACCTGGTATTGGTAAAAGTACATTGTTGCTTCAGGTAGCATTGAGTTTACCTTACAAAACCCTTTATGTTTCAGGCGAAGAAAGTCAGAAGCAAATTAAAATGCGTGCTGAGCGTATTAACCCAAAAGAGAATAATTGCTACATTCTTACCGAAACAAAAACTCAAAACATCTTTAAGCAAATAGAAGCTTTAGAGCCAGATTTGGTTATTATAGATTCTATTCAAACTTTACATAGCGATTATATAGAATCTTCAGCAGGAAGTATTTCTCAAATAAAAGAATGCACTACAGAGCTAATAAAATATGCTAAGGAAACAACAACACCAGTACTTTTAATTGGTCACATCACCAAGGATGGTAATATTGCTGGTCCAAAGATTTTAGAGCACATGGTAGACACGGTTTTACAGTTTGAAGGTGATCGTAACCATGTGTTTAGAATTTTAAGAGCACACAAAAACCGATTTGGATCTACCAATGAGCTTGGTATATATGAAATGCAAGGTTCTGGTTTGCGCGAAGTCTCTAACCCTTCAGAGATTTTAATTTCTGAAAAAGATGGCGAACTATCTGGTAATGCTATTGCAGCGACTTTAGAAGGGTTGCGACCATTAATGATAGAAGTGCAAGCATTAGTAAGCACAGCAGTTTATGGTACACCACAACGTTCAGCAACTGGTTTTAATGCTAAGCGTTTAAATATGCTCTTAGCTGTTTTAGAAAAAAGAGCAGGTTTTAGATTGGGAGCAAAAGATGTCTTTTTAAATATCACAGGCGGAATTACAGTAGATGACCCAGCAATAGATTTAGCAGTTGTGGCTTCAATTTTATCATCAAATGAAGATGTGGCTTTACCAAGTGATTATTGTTTTGCCGCTGAAGTTGGTTTATCAGGAGAAATAAGACCAGTACAACGCATAGAACAACGTATTTTAGAAGCTGAAAAGCTTGGTTTTACTACCATTTTTGTGTCCAAATACAATAAGTTAAGTATAAAAAACACTACAATCAAAATTCAATTAATTTCTAAGATAGAAGATCTAACAAACTTTATAATCTGA
- the panD gene encoding aspartate 1-decarboxylase, protein MQIQVVKSKIHRVKCTGADLNYIGSITIDEDLMDAANIIQGEKVQIVNNNNGERLETYCIPGPRNSGEITLNGAAARKVAVGDILILITYAFMDIEEAKVFKPSLVFPDEATNLLK, encoded by the coding sequence ATGCAAATACAAGTTGTAAAATCTAAGATTCATCGTGTTAAATGTACAGGAGCAGACCTTAACTACATTGGTAGTATAACTATTGATGAAGATTTAATGGATGCTGCTAATATCATACAGGGAGAAAAAGTTCAGATTGTAAATAATAACAATGGTGAACGTCTCGAAACCTACTGTATACCTGGTCCGCGAAATAGTGGTGAAATAACGTTAAATGGTGCTGCGGCTCGTAAAGTAGCTGTTGGTGATATTTTAATTTTAATTACTTATGCTTTTATGGATATTGAAGAAGCTAAAGTTTTTAAACCTTCATTAGTATTCCCAGACGAGGCTACCAATCTTCTAAAATAA